A window from Streptomyces sp. NBC_00335 encodes these proteins:
- a CDS encoding TOMM precursor leader peptide-binding protein, with protein sequence MYPKVKPALARAWRDLQTVQFGVTPAHAVVLGPVDTATGALLELIDGTRGMELLRSEGKGMGLPDGRVDEVVRRLAAAGLLDDATAGGPRAQAVRDRPEALERLGPDLGSLSLVRPRPGGDLQGVAARRVIRVQVRGSGRVGAVIASVLAGAGIGRVEVLDGGRAQPADVAPGGLGPGSVGRLRAEAARAAVRDAAPGRGPRTGESEGPEPGLALVVVAPRDGLQSWAPDPETAADWVSTGTPHLYAGVLEGTGLVGPLVLPGATACAGCMERDRIERDPAWPRMLVQWRSAHRRRAAAACDLGLSTAVAGLAAAHALSFLDGELPASTATRWEASLPTLDWQSTPVHPHPDCPCAAAGVPAEQEVGA encoded by the coding sequence ATGTATCCGAAGGTGAAGCCGGCACTGGCCCGGGCCTGGCGCGATCTGCAGACGGTGCAATTCGGCGTGACGCCCGCCCACGCGGTGGTGCTCGGCCCGGTGGACACGGCGACGGGCGCGCTCCTGGAGCTGATCGACGGGACGCGGGGCATGGAATTGCTCCGGTCGGAGGGCAAGGGGATGGGGCTCCCGGACGGCCGGGTCGACGAGGTGGTGCGCAGGCTGGCGGCGGCCGGGCTGCTCGACGACGCCACGGCGGGCGGCCCCCGCGCCCAGGCGGTGCGGGACCGCCCGGAGGCCCTTGAGCGGCTCGGCCCGGACCTGGGGTCGCTGTCCTTGGTCCGCCCCCGGCCGGGTGGGGACTTACAGGGGGTCGCCGCCCGCCGGGTGATACGGGTTCAAGTGCGCGGGAGCGGCCGCGTGGGCGCGGTGATCGCCTCGGTCCTGGCGGGAGCGGGCATCGGCCGGGTCGAGGTGCTCGACGGGGGCCGCGCGCAGCCGGCGGACGTGGCGCCGGGCGGCCTGGGCCCCGGCAGCGTCGGGCGGCTGCGCGCCGAAGCCGCGCGGGCCGCGGTCCGCGACGCCGCCCCCGGGCGCGGGCCGCGGACCGGGGAGAGCGAGGGACCGGAGCCGGGGCTGGCCCTGGTGGTGGTCGCGCCCCGGGACGGGCTGCAGTCCTGGGCCCCCGATCCGGAGACGGCGGCCGACTGGGTCAGCACCGGCACCCCGCACCTGTACGCGGGGGTGCTGGAGGGGACCGGCCTGGTGGGACCGCTGGTCCTCCCCGGAGCCACGGCGTGCGCCGGCTGTATGGAGCGCGACCGGATCGAGCGGGACCCGGCCTGGCCGCGCATGCTGGTCCAGTGGCGCTCGGCCCACCGCCGCCGGGCCGCCGCCGCCTGCGACCTGGGCCTCTCCACCGCCGTGGCCGGTCTGGCCGCCGCCCACGCCCTGTCGTTCCTCGACGGCGAACTCCCCGCCTCCACCGCCACCCGCTGGGAGGCCTCCCTCCCGACCCTCGACTGGCAGTCCACTCCGGTCCATCCGCACCCCGACTGCCCGTGCGCGGCGGCCGGGGTCCCGGCGGAGCAGGAGGTGGGGGCGTGA
- a CDS encoding ATP-dependent DNA helicase UvrD2, with product MTSATHSSSFTPGADSADAVLLGLDPEQREVATTLRGPVCVLAGAGTGKTRAITHRIAYGVRSGQLMPASVLAVTFTNRAAGEMRGRLRELGAGGVQARTFHSAALRQLQYFWPKAVGGDVPRLLERKIQFVAEAGARCRIRLDRGELRDVTGEIEWAKVTQTVPADYPAAARKSGREAPRDLAEIAQIYGTYEQLKRDRGMIDFEDVLLLTVGILQDRHDIAEQIRTQYQHFVVDEYQDVSPLQQRLLDLWLGERDTLCVVGDASQTIYSFTGATPDHLLNFRTKYPQATVVKLVRDYRSTPQVVHLANGLLAQAKGRAAEHRLELVSQRETGPDPVYAEYPDEPAEAEGIAHRIRDLVAAGVPAGEIAVLYRINAQSEVYEQALADAGVPYQLRGAERFFERAEVQKAILALRGAARSGGNDRLLDDVVELGSQVRAVLSSTGWTSAPPAGSGAVRDQWESLAALVRLAEDFARSRPTATLADLTVELDERKAAQHAPTVQGVTLASLHAAKGLEWDAVFLVGLTDGMMPITYAKTDEQVEEERRLLYVGVTRARHHLTLSWALSRTPGGRGSRRPSRFLNGLRPGSLAPGSRPGGPVEPGARKRGRRGPAVCRVCRKTLTDAGELKLMRCEDCPSDMDEGLYERLRDWRAVQAKEQGMPGYCVFTDKTLMAIAEAAPSQEGELSMISGVGARKLERYGADVLAICAGGEPGTEDPDDA from the coding sequence GTGACATCAGCAACGCACTCCTCATCCTTCACGCCCGGCGCCGACTCGGCCGACGCGGTGCTCCTGGGCCTGGACCCGGAGCAGCGCGAGGTCGCGACGACCCTGCGCGGGCCGGTGTGCGTGCTCGCGGGCGCCGGTACGGGCAAGACCCGGGCGATCACCCACCGCATCGCCTACGGGGTCCGTTCCGGCCAGCTGATGCCGGCGAGCGTGCTGGCCGTCACGTTCACCAACCGGGCCGCCGGCGAGATGCGCGGCCGCCTGCGCGAGCTGGGCGCGGGCGGGGTGCAGGCGCGGACCTTCCACTCCGCCGCCCTGCGCCAGCTCCAGTACTTCTGGCCCAAGGCGGTCGGCGGCGACGTGCCCCGGCTGCTGGAGCGCAAGATCCAGTTCGTCGCCGAGGCGGGCGCCCGCTGCCGCATCCGCCTCGACCGGGGCGAGCTGCGCGATGTCACCGGCGAGATCGAGTGGGCGAAGGTCACCCAGACGGTGCCCGCCGACTACCCGGCGGCCGCCCGCAAGTCCGGCCGCGAGGCCCCCCGGGACCTGGCCGAGATCGCCCAGATCTACGGGACGTACGAGCAGCTCAAGCGCGACCGCGGCATGATCGACTTCGAGGACGTGCTGCTCCTCACCGTCGGCATCCTGCAGGACCGCCACGACATCGCCGAGCAGATCCGCACCCAGTACCAGCACTTCGTCGTCGACGAGTACCAGGACGTCAGCCCGCTCCAGCAGCGGCTGCTGGACCTCTGGCTCGGCGAGCGCGACACCCTCTGCGTGGTCGGCGACGCCAGCCAGACGATCTACTCCTTCACCGGCGCCACCCCCGACCACCTGCTGAACTTCCGCACCAAGTACCCGCAGGCCACCGTGGTCAAGCTGGTCCGCGACTACCGCTCCACCCCCCAGGTGGTCCACCTCGCCAACGGTCTCCTCGCCCAGGCCAAGGGCCGCGCCGCCGAGCACCGCCTGGAGCTGGTCTCCCAGCGCGAGACCGGACCCGACCCGGTCTACGCCGAGTACCCCGACGAGCCCGCCGAGGCCGAGGGCATCGCCCACCGGATCCGGGACCTCGTCGCGGCCGGCGTTCCGGCGGGCGAGATCGCCGTGCTCTACCGCATCAACGCCCAGTCCGAGGTCTACGAGCAGGCCCTGGCCGACGCCGGAGTCCCCTACCAGCTGCGCGGGGCCGAGCGCTTCTTCGAGCGCGCCGAGGTGCAGAAGGCGATCCTCGCCCTGCGCGGAGCCGCCCGCTCCGGCGGCAACGACCGGCTGCTCGACGACGTCGTGGAGCTCGGCTCCCAGGTCCGGGCCGTGCTCAGCTCCACCGGCTGGACCAGCGCTCCGCCCGCCGGCTCCGGCGCCGTCCGAGACCAGTGGGAATCGCTGGCCGCGCTGGTCCGGCTCGCCGAGGACTTCGCCCGCAGCCGGCCGACCGCGACCCTCGCCGACCTCACGGTCGAGCTGGACGAGCGCAAGGCCGCCCAGCACGCCCCGACCGTCCAGGGCGTCACCCTCGCCTCCCTGCACGCGGCGAAGGGCCTGGAGTGGGACGCCGTGTTCCTCGTGGGCCTGACCGACGGCATGATGCCGATCACCTATGCGAAGACGGACGAGCAGGTCGAGGAGGAGCGCCGACTGCTCTACGTCGGCGTCACCCGGGCCCGGCACCACCTGACGCTCTCCTGGGCCCTCTCCCGGACTCCGGGCGGCCGCGGGTCCCGACGCCCCAGCCGCTTCCTGAACGGCCTGAGGCCGGGCTCCCTGGCGCCGGGAAGCAGGCCGGGCGGTCCGGTCGAGCCCGGGGCCCGCAAGCGGGGCCGCCGCGGCCCGGCCGTGTGCCGGGTCTGCCGCAAGACCCTGACCGACGCCGGCGAGCTGAAACTGATGCGCTGCGAGGACTGCCCCTCGGACATGGACGAAGGGCTCTACGAGCGGCTGCGCGACTGGCGCGCCGTCCAGGCGAAGGAGCAGGGCATGCCCGGCTACTGCGTCTTCACCGACAAGACGCTGATGGCCATCGCGGAGGCCGCACCCTCGCAGGAGGGAGAGCTCTCGATGATCTCCGGCGTGGGCGCCCGGAAGCTGGAACGGTACGGAGCCGATGTGCTGGCCATCTGTGCAGGTGGGGAGCCCGGGACGGAAGATCCTGACGACGCGTAG
- a CDS encoding M48 metallopeptidase family protein has translation MASGYRRGVSADPPQRAVEVRRSARRRRTVSAYREGDRTVVLIPARMSEAEEQRWVGVMLDKLAAQESKRTLGDAELAERAERLSEQYFGGRARPRTVRWVTNQNTRWGSCTPAEGSIRLSHRIQGMPEYVVDYVLLHELAHLLVPGHGPSFWELLEAYPRTERARGYLEGVVAAERLPKVPAAREE, from the coding sequence GTGGCGAGCGGGTACCGTCGTGGCGTGTCAGCCGATCCACCGCAGCGCGCCGTCGAAGTCCGCCGGAGCGCGCGCCGCCGAAGGACCGTATCCGCCTATCGCGAGGGCGATCGTACGGTCGTCCTCATCCCTGCCCGGATGTCCGAGGCCGAAGAGCAGCGCTGGGTGGGCGTCATGCTCGACAAGCTGGCGGCGCAGGAGAGCAAGCGCACCCTCGGGGACGCGGAACTCGCCGAGCGCGCCGAGCGTTTGTCCGAGCAGTACTTCGGCGGCCGCGCCCGCCCCCGTACGGTCCGCTGGGTCACCAATCAGAACACCCGCTGGGGCTCCTGCACCCCGGCCGAAGGCAGCATCCGGCTCTCCCACCGCATCCAGGGGATGCCGGAGTACGTCGTCGACTACGTGCTGCTGCACGAGCTGGCGCACCTCCTCGTGCCCGGCCACGGCCCCAGCTTCTGGGAACTCCTGGAGGCGTACCCGCGCACCGAGCGGGCACGCGGGTACCTCGAAGGTGTCGTCGCCGCCGAACGCCTTCCGAAAGTCCCCGCCGCCCGCGAGGAATGA
- a CDS encoding TerD family protein: MAREFQRGHKAKISDLTAGTDLYVGVQIAGPGLAIDISCFGLDVNEQLSDDRYFVFFNQPKSPEESIQQLGTQAGDTESFRVTLDRIPANIHKLSFAASIDGAGQMSQIGPGYIRIVAGGEEVVRYSFSGSEFSTERALMIGDFYLKDVWRFAAVGQGFDGGLAALLQNFGGEVAEEEQPAAQAQAPAAAPGFAPPPQAAAPAPSFGAPAQTQPPAPAPSFGAPAQAPPQAPAPAQVPAPAPYQQPVHAAPTMAAPMGAPLAPPAPAPYGQVPPPAPAPAPYGQQPQPSYGQVPGQQQPPYGQQPGFGQQPQGYGQPPQAVPAAGAGLAAALQPYKEAPTGARWTPQNQQLMRVDLAMGGQAVLARQGSMVLYQGKVDFSYKGAGFAGRVVGNATGQEMQLMRCAGRGQVFLAEEGAHLHAIELQGDAICVSAENVLAFDESLQHEVRRIEGHGIPGGALFTMQFQGTGTVIVKTHGVPVVLPVTPTTFADSNAIVAWSAASQVIISSQVRLRRNAYPGHSGETVNLQFRGAPGNFIVVQPYEV, encoded by the coding sequence ATGGCCAGGGAATTCCAACGCGGTCACAAGGCCAAAATCAGTGATCTGACAGCGGGCACAGACCTCTATGTGGGTGTCCAGATCGCCGGGCCGGGACTCGCCATCGACATCAGCTGCTTCGGCCTGGACGTCAACGAACAGCTTTCGGACGACCGCTACTTCGTCTTCTTCAACCAGCCGAAGTCGCCGGAGGAGTCCATCCAGCAGCTCGGCACGCAGGCCGGCGACACGGAATCCTTCCGGGTGACCCTGGACCGCATTCCTGCCAACATCCACAAGCTCTCCTTCGCCGCCTCCATCGACGGCGCCGGGCAGATGTCGCAGATCGGCCCCGGCTACATCCGCATCGTCGCGGGAGGCGAGGAGGTCGTCCGGTACTCCTTCTCGGGCTCGGAGTTCAGCACCGAGCGCGCGCTGATGATCGGCGACTTCTACCTCAAGGACGTATGGCGCTTCGCCGCCGTCGGTCAGGGCTTCGACGGCGGTCTCGCCGCGCTGCTCCAGAACTTCGGCGGCGAGGTCGCCGAGGAGGAGCAGCCCGCGGCGCAGGCGCAGGCCCCGGCCGCGGCGCCCGGTTTCGCCCCGCCCCCGCAGGCCGCCGCCCCGGCGCCCTCCTTCGGCGCTCCCGCCCAGACGCAGCCCCCGGCCCCGGCGCCCTCCTTCGGTGCGCCGGCCCAGGCGCCGCCCCAGGCCCCCGCCCCGGCGCAGGTCCCGGCCCCCGCGCCGTACCAGCAGCCCGTCCACGCGGCCCCCACCATGGCCGCACCGATGGGCGCCCCCCTGGCCCCGCCCGCCCCCGCGCCCTACGGGCAGGTTCCGCCGCCCGCCCCGGCCCCCGCGCCGTACGGGCAGCAGCCGCAGCCCTCGTACGGCCAGGTCCCCGGCCAGCAGCAGCCCCCGTACGGCCAGCAGCCCGGCTTCGGCCAGCAGCCCCAGGGCTACGGCCAGCCCCCGCAGGCGGTGCCCGCCGCCGGCGCCGGACTCGCCGCCGCCCTCCAGCCGTACAAGGAAGCGCCCACCGGCGCCCGCTGGACCCCGCAGAACCAGCAGCTCATGCGCGTCGATCTCGCCATGGGCGGCCAGGCCGTCCTCGCCCGCCAGGGCAGCATGGTCCTCTACCAGGGCAAGGTCGACTTCAGCTACAAGGGCGCGGGCTTCGCCGGCCGCGTCGTCGGCAACGCCACCGGCCAGGAGATGCAGCTGATGCGCTGCGCCGGCCGCGGCCAGGTCTTCCTCGCGGAGGAAGGCGCGCACCTGCACGCCATCGAGCTCCAGGGCGACGCCATCTGCGTCTCCGCCGAGAACGTCCTCGCCTTCGACGAGTCGCTCCAGCACGAGGTCCGCCGCATCGAGGGCCACGGCATCCCGGGCGGCGCCCTGTTCACCATGCAGTTCCAGGGCACCGGCACGGTGATCGTCAAGACGCACGGCGTGCCCGTCGTCCTGCCCGTCACCCCGACCACCTTCGCGGACAGCAACGCCATAGTCGCGTGGTCGGCCGCCTCCCAGGTGATCATCTCCAGCCAGGTCCGGCTGCGCCGCAACGCCTACCCCGGCCACAGCGGGGAGACCGTGAACCTCCAGTTCCGCGGCGCTCCCGGCAACTTCATCGTCGTCCAGCCGTACGAGGTCTGA
- a CDS encoding WhiB family transcriptional regulator: protein MQLEAHAPSVPKTQTLSPPAVVPEDSTLTPLTALTALDDAIENLGVPVACRTYDPEVFFAESPADVEYAKSLCGTCPLVEACLAGALERREPWGVWGGELFVQGVVVARKRPRGRPRKNPVVAA, encoded by the coding sequence GTGCAACTCGAAGCGCACGCCCCGTCCGTACCGAAGACCCAGACCCTCTCCCCGCCCGCAGTAGTCCCGGAGGACTCCACCTTGACTCCCCTCACCGCGCTCACCGCGCTCGACGACGCCATCGAGAACCTCGGCGTGCCCGTCGCCTGTCGCACCTACGACCCCGAGGTCTTCTTCGCCGAGTCCCCGGCCGACGTCGAGTACGCGAAGTCCCTCTGCGGCACCTGCCCGCTGGTCGAGGCCTGCCTCGCCGGTGCGCTGGAGCGCCGCGAGCCCTGGGGTGTCTGGGGAGGCGAGCTCTTCGTCCAGGGTGTCGTCGTCGCCCGGAAGCGTCCCCGTGGCCGTCCGCGCAAGAACCCGGTTGTCGCGGCATGA
- a CDS encoding ABC1 kinase family protein, whose translation MSDLPRKAVTRTVKLAALPLGIAGRATWGLGKRIGGKSAEIVARELQQRTAEQLFRVLGELKGGAMKFGQALSVFESALPEEVAGPYRAALTKLQEAAPPLPAATVHQVLSERLGADWRELFEEFEDKPAAAASIGQVHRAVWHDGRQVAVKVQYPGAGEALLSDLKQLSRFAGLLGPLIPGMDIKPLIKELRDRVSEELDYELEAEAQRTHADAFDGDEDVLVPDVVHQGDQVLVTEWIEGTPLSEVIADGTPEERDRAGQLLARFLFSGPARTGLLHADPHPGNFRLVSGADGRTRLGVLDFGTVDRLPGGWPKPIGRSLRMALDDDAEGVYGHLRAEGFVRESIELEADALLDYLRPMLEPAEAEDFTFTRTWLRGQAARIADPRSPAHQLGRQINLPPSYLLIHRVTLSTIGVLCQLGATVRLREELDSWLPGFLPDEG comes from the coding sequence ATGTCTGATCTTCCCCGGAAGGCGGTCACCCGTACCGTCAAGCTGGCCGCGCTGCCGCTCGGCATAGCGGGCCGGGCCACCTGGGGGCTCGGCAAGCGGATCGGCGGCAAGTCGGCGGAGATAGTGGCGCGTGAGCTCCAGCAGCGGACCGCCGAGCAGCTGTTCCGGGTACTGGGAGAGCTGAAGGGGGGCGCCATGAAGTTCGGTCAGGCGCTCTCGGTCTTCGAGTCGGCACTGCCCGAGGAAGTCGCCGGGCCCTACCGGGCGGCGCTGACGAAGCTGCAGGAGGCTGCCCCGCCGCTGCCCGCGGCCACCGTGCACCAGGTGTTGTCGGAGCGGCTCGGCGCGGACTGGCGGGAGCTGTTCGAGGAGTTCGAGGACAAGCCCGCCGCGGCCGCCTCGATCGGGCAGGTGCACCGGGCTGTCTGGCACGACGGCCGCCAGGTGGCGGTCAAGGTCCAGTACCCGGGGGCCGGCGAGGCCCTGCTGTCGGACCTGAAGCAGCTGAGCCGGTTCGCGGGGCTGCTGGGGCCGCTGATCCCGGGCATGGACATCAAGCCCTTGATCAAGGAGCTGCGCGACCGGGTCTCGGAGGAGCTGGACTACGAGCTGGAGGCCGAGGCGCAGCGGACGCACGCGGACGCCTTCGACGGCGACGAGGACGTGCTCGTGCCGGACGTGGTGCACCAGGGCGACCAGGTGCTGGTGACCGAGTGGATCGAGGGGACCCCGCTGTCGGAGGTGATAGCCGACGGCACCCCCGAGGAGCGCGACCGCGCCGGACAGCTGCTGGCCCGGTTCCTCTTCTCCGGCCCCGCGCGCACCGGGCTGCTGCACGCCGATCCGCACCCCGGCAACTTCAGGCTGGTCTCCGGGGCGGACGGCCGGACGCGGCTGGGCGTACTGGACTTCGGGACGGTCGACCGGCTGCCCGGCGGCTGGCCCAAGCCCATCGGCCGGTCGCTGCGGATGGCGCTGGACGACGATGCCGAGGGGGTCTACGGGCACCTGCGCGCGGAGGGCTTCGTGCGCGAGTCCATCGAGCTGGAGGCCGACGCGTTGCTCGACTATCTGAGGCCGATGCTCGAACCGGCCGAGGCCGAGGACTTCACCTTCACGCGGACCTGGCTGCGCGGGCAGGCCGCGCGGATCGCCGACCCCCGCTCCCCCGCGCACCAGTTGGGCCGGCAGATCAATCTGCCGCCCTCCTACCTGCTGATCCACCGGGTGACGCTGAGCACCATCGGGGTGCTGTGCCAGCTCGGTGCCACGGTCAGGCTGCGCGAGGAACTCGACTCCTGGCTGCCGGGGTTCCTGCCCGACGAGGGCTGA
- a CDS encoding mycoredoxin gives MQDAGTVTMYSTTWCGYCRRLKSQMDREGIAYTEINIELDPESAAFVEKANGGNQTVPTVLVTSAAGSESVMTNPSLAQVKQALAV, from the coding sequence ATGCAGGACGCGGGAACGGTCACGATGTACAGCACGACCTGGTGCGGCTACTGCCGTCGGCTGAAGAGCCAGATGGACCGGGAAGGCATCGCTTACACCGAGATCAACATCGAGCTCGACCCCGAGTCCGCCGCGTTCGTGGAGAAGGCGAACGGCGGCAACCAGACGGTTCCCACCGTCCTCGTCACCTCCGCCGCGGGCAGCGAGTCGGTCATGACGAACCCGAGCCTGGCCCAGGTCAAGCAGGCCCTCGCCGTCTGA